The Streptomyces sp. HUAS MG91 sequence CAGCGCGACCGTGATGAAGGATCTCGACCAGGCGCTGATCATCGGCTCCATCGCGGTCGTCTTCGGCGGCAGCGCGCTCGGTGTCCTGATCGGCGGGCAGCTCTCGCGGCGGCTGCGCAAGGCGGCCAGCGCGGCCCGGGATGTCGCCCAGGGGCAGACGCACGTCCGCGTACGGGACGCCATCGGCGGGGTCGTGCGGGACGAGACCGATGATCTCGCGCAGGCCGTGGACGCCATGGCCGATGCGCTCAAGCAGCGTCTGGAGGCCGAGCGCCGGGTCACCGCGGACATCGCGCACGAGCTGCGCACTCCGGTCACCGGGCTGCTCACCGCCGCCGAGCTGCTGCCGCCCGGGCGGCCCAGTGAGCTGGTCAGGGACCGGGCGCAGGCGATGCGGACGCTCGTCGAGGACGTGCTGGAGGTGGCCCGGCTGGACAGTTCGGCGGAGCGGGCCGAGTTGCAGGACATCATGCTGGGCGAGTTCGTGAGCCGGCGGGTCGCCGCGCGGGCCTTCGACGGGATCACGGTCAGCGTCATACACGAGTCCGAGGTGACGACGGATCCGCGCCGCCTGGAGCGCATCCTGTTCAACCTGCTCGCGAACGCGGCCAAGCACGCCCGGCCGCCGATAGAGGTCAGCGTGGAGGGCCGGGTCATCCGGGTCCGCGATCACGGTCCCGGGTTTCCGGAGGATCTGCTGGAGGAGGGGCCCAGCCGGTTCCGTACCGGTGCCGCCGATCGGGCGGGGCACGGGCACGGTCTTGGTCTGACGATCGCCGCGGGGCAGGCGCAGGTTCTCGGGGCCCGGCTCACGTTCCGCAATGTACGTCCGCCGGGTGCCGAGCCCGGGACGCCGGCCGAGGGTGCGGTGGCGGTCCTCTGGCTCCCGGAACACGCCCCGACCAACACGGGCAGCTTCCCGATGGTCCGCTTGCCCGGGCCCCTCTGACGGTCCCCCTGGGTTGTCATTCGGCTGACGGTGGGTGGGGGCTGGTCGCGCAGTTCCCCGCGCCCCTCAAACCAGACGTCACGCGCGCCTCGCGCGTGCCCCCTAAACCCAGACGTCACACGCGGCTCTCGTCGTGGCCGGTCGCGCAGTTCCCCGCGCCCCTGAGGCATGCGCTGACGCGCAGCCTCCCCCAGAGGCAGCGCTCCACGCGCCTCTCCCCCAGGACCTGAGGCCGCGCTTCGCGCGCCTCTTCGGCGGGGCGGGTGGCGCGCCTCTCTCGATGAGATGCCGCACGAAGTGCGCATCTCAGGGGCGTGGGGAACTGCGCGAGAAGCGGCCACCGGGCCGCGGACGAACGACTACCCAGGGGCGCGGGGAACTGCGCGACAAACCCCCACCGGCGCGCGGACGAACGACGAAGCGGCCCCCCACGACCAAGGTGCCGGGGGCCGCTCGACGGGGGCGGGGATCAGACGGGCTCCGCCACCGCGTCCCCGCTCGGCGCCGCCTCCCGCTCCTGCCCGGAGGGCCCCCCACGCAGCGCGACCTCCTTGATGAACACCGAGGCGATCAGCGCCACGACAGCCACCACGGACCCGAGCAGAAACGCCACATGCGTCCCGGACGACACAGCGAACTCGTACGCCTCGCGAACCGGCGTCGGCAACTTGGCCAGACTGGCGGCGTCCAGCTGCGCCGACTTCTCGGTCATCCTGCCGCCGAGCGCCCCGGCCCGCTCGGCCATGACGTCCTGCACCTTGTTGTTGAACAGCGCGCCCATGATGGCGACACCGAACGACGAACCCAGCGTCCGGAACAGGGTGGCCGACGAGGACGCGACGCCGATGTCCTTCATCTCGACGCTGTTCTGCGTGACGAGCATGGTGATCTGCATCAGGCAGCCCATACCGGCACCGAGCACCGCCATGTAGACGCCGGACATGAACCGCGAGGTGCCGGTGTCCATCTGCGAGAGCAGGAACAGCCCGCCGATCATCAGCACGCTGCCGACGACCGGGAACACCTTGTACTTGCCGGTGCTGGTGGTGACCCGGCCCGCGACGAGCGAGACGACCATCATCGACAGCAGCATCGGCAGGAGCAGCAGCCCGGAGTTGGTCGCGGACGCGCCCTGCACGGACTGCTGGTACAGCGGCAGGAAGAGCACGGCGCCGAACATCACGAAACCGGTGATGAAGCCGATCACCGACATCAGGGTGAAGTTGCGGCTGCGGAAGATGTGCAGCGGCAGGATCGGCTCGGCGGCCTTGGTCTGCGAGAACACGAACCCGACGAGCGCGGCGACCCCGAGCCCGATGAGCTCCATGATCACGGCGGAGCCCCACGCGTACTCGCTGCCGCCCCAGGTCGTGACCAGCACGATCGAGGTGATGCCGACGGTCAGCAGCGCGGCGCCGAGATAGTCGATGGAGCCGCCCGACCGCTTCTTCGGCAGGTGCAGCACGGCGGTGATCATGACCAGCGCGACGGCGCCGATCGGCAGGTTGATGTAGAAGGTCCAGCGCCAGCCGAGGTGGTCGGTGATGGTGCCGCCGACGAGCGGCCCGCCGATCATGGCGAGCGCCATGACACCGGCCATCATGCCCTGGTACTTGCCCCGTTCCCGGGGCGGTATGAGGTCGCCGATGATGGCCATCACGCCGACCATCAGACCGCCGGCGCCGAGGCCCTGGACGGCCCGGAAGGCGATCAGCTCGGTCATGCCCTGGGCCATGCCGCTGAGCGCGGAGCCGATCAGGAAGATGACGATGGAGGTCAGGAAGGCACCCTTCCTGCCGTACATGTCGCCGACCTTGCCCCAGATGGGCGTGGAGGCGGCGGTGGCGAGCGTGTACGCCGTGACCACCCACGACAGATGCTCGATGCCACCCAGGTCACCGACGATCGTCGGCATCGCGGTGCCCACGATCATGTTGTCGAGCATGGCGAGCAGCATGGCGATCATCAGCGCCATCAGCACGACGCGCACACTGCGCGGCTGCGGCTGTTTCACCCTCTCCCCCCTGTCCGCCACTTTCTCGGTCTGCGCCATGTCCCCCACACTCCTACTTACTTGCCGCCCGGCTAGTTCCTTACACTGGGGAAGGTAGGACGACAACTAGCCGGTCGTCAAGTAAGTTTTCTCCCAAGAGACGAGAACCAAGAGCAGGCGGGCAAGGGGCACAGATGGTCACGGGCAGCAGCAAGCCGCAGCAGCGCCGCGGGGACACCCGCCAGCGCATCCAGGACGTGGCCCTCGAACTGATCGCCGAGCAGGGGTACGAGAAGACGTCCCTGAGGGAGATCGCCGAGCGCCTGGGCGTCACCAAGGCGGCGCTCTACTACCACTTCAAGACCAAGGAAGACATCGTCGTCAGCCTGTTCAGCGACCTGATGGCGCCGATCAACGAGCTGATCACCTGGGCCAAGGAGCAGCCGCGCCCCGCCCCCCTGGAGACCAAGCGGGAGATCCTCACCCGCTACAGCGAGGCGCTGTCCGAGGCAGCCCCGCTCTTCCGCTTCATGCAGGAGAACCAGGCGCAGATGCGCGAGCTGAGCATCGGCGAGAACTTCAAGGACCGGATGCACGACCTGATCGCCCAGCTGCTGCCCGAGGACGCCTCACTGACCGACCGCGTGCGCTGCATCAGCGCGCTGTTCTCGATGCACGCCGGGATGTTCGTCCTCAAGGACGTCGAAGGCGACCCCGAGGAGAAGCGTCTCGCCATCCTCGAGGTCGCCACGGACCTGATCACCCAGGCCCACAAGCACTGAGTCCGTCGGGTCAGACGGTCACGCCCTGCGCCTTGAGGAAGGCGACGGGGTTGACCGCGGAGCCGTAGTTCGGCGTCGTACGGATCTCGAAGTGCAGGTGCGGGCCGCTGGAGTTGCCGGTGCTGCCGGACAGCGCGATGTGCTGGCCCGTCGCGACCGACTGGCCGACGTGCACGTCGATCCGGGACAGGTGCGCGTACTGGGAGTACGTGCCGTTGCTGTGCTTGATCACGACGGCGTTGCCGTACGCGGGGCCGTCACCGGCGCCGTTGCCGCCGGTCTTGACGACGGTGCCGCCGTGCGCGGCCATGACCGAGGTGCCGGTCGGCACGGCGAAGTCCTGGCCGGAGTGGTGACCGGTGGCCCACATGCTGCCGCCCTGCGCGTAGCCGGCGGAGAGGGTGTAGTGGGCGACCGGGTCGACCCAGGAGGCGGCCTTCTTGGCGGCGGCCTGCTGCACCGAGGTGGCGGCCTTGGCCTGGGCGGCGGCCTGCGCCTTGACGGAGGCGGCGGCCCCGCTCGGCAGGGCGGCGGCCTGCCCGTCGGCGGCGAACGCGGCCCCGGCGCCCAGCGCCGCCGTCATTCCGAGGCCGGCGGCCACGACGGCGGCACGGTTGCGGAGCTTCGACGTACCGGGGCGGAGGGACAGGGTGCGCTTCGACATGGAGGGAGACCTTGCTTCGGGGACGTGGGGAGACCCGGCGCACCGCTTGGTGCCACCGGGTCGGCCATCCCTTGGTAACCCGCTCCCCCGGCCCCGCCCAAAAGCCCCATCTACTACCCCATCTCGTACGACTGCCACAAAACGTTGATTGCTTGACAGCTGTCGATCTTCGGCCGGAATTCGTCCGACTTATCCCCCGATCTCATGTTTAACCCCTCTTCGCGGGCGCACCCCCGAGCCCCACGGCGGCCCCCGCTCCCTCGATCCCATGAAACGGACAATTCACCCGAACCCATCAACGGTGTAACAACCGGACCACGGTCCCGCCGGACTCCTACCGCCTCTAGTAGGCCCTTGTGACCCTGTGCGTCATGTCACCGAACGGCAAGATCGAACCTTCCGGGAGTGTGATCGGGGCTACGCTCCCGAGCCATGGATCCCGCTGTGCTCGGCACCCGGCTGGCATCGAGCGCGCTCGTCCCCGCGCTCCGGAAGCTGATCGTCCAGGAGGGTCCGGGAGCCGGCCTCACCGACCGGCCCGTCCGTCTCTCGGGGCTGGTCTCGTTCCGCGGCGAGAAGCGCACGCTCACCGGCGACGACCTGCTCCGCCTCGCCCGCCGGACGGTGACGGCCGCACTCGACGGCCCGGGCGAGGAGCCGTTCCCCGCCGCCGAGACCGAGGCCGTCGTGCACGCGCTGGCCGACACCCTGCACGCTCTCGGCGACCTGGCGATGGACGACGTACAGGCCGTGCGCCTGGGCCACTCGGCACTGGCCCGGGCACTGCGCCGCGCGGCCCCCGACCCCGGCCTGTCCGCCGACGCGGACCTCTTCCTCGACACGGTCACCGGCTGGGCGTGCGAGCACCTCCTGCAGTTCTTCACCCAGCGGTCCACGTTCGTCGCGC is a genomic window containing:
- a CDS encoding TetR/AcrR family transcriptional regulator, which gives rise to MVTGSSKPQQRRGDTRQRIQDVALELIAEQGYEKTSLREIAERLGVTKAALYYHFKTKEDIVVSLFSDLMAPINELITWAKEQPRPAPLETKREILTRYSEALSEAAPLFRFMQENQAQMRELSIGENFKDRMHDLIAQLLPEDASLTDRVRCISALFSMHAGMFVLKDVEGDPEEKRLAILEVATDLITQAHKH
- a CDS encoding MDR family MFS transporter codes for the protein MAQTEKVADRGERVKQPQPRSVRVVLMALMIAMLLAMLDNMIVGTAMPTIVGDLGGIEHLSWVVTAYTLATAASTPIWGKVGDMYGRKGAFLTSIVIFLIGSALSGMAQGMTELIAFRAVQGLGAGGLMVGVMAIIGDLIPPRERGKYQGMMAGVMALAMIGGPLVGGTITDHLGWRWTFYINLPIGAVALVMITAVLHLPKKRSGGSIDYLGAALLTVGITSIVLVTTWGGSEYAWGSAVIMELIGLGVAALVGFVFSQTKAAEPILPLHIFRSRNFTLMSVIGFITGFVMFGAVLFLPLYQQSVQGASATNSGLLLLPMLLSMMVVSLVAGRVTTSTGKYKVFPVVGSVLMIGGLFLLSQMDTGTSRFMSGVYMAVLGAGMGCLMQITMLVTQNSVEMKDIGVASSSATLFRTLGSSFGVAIMGALFNNKVQDVMAERAGALGGRMTEKSAQLDAASLAKLPTPVREAYEFAVSSGTHVAFLLGSVVAVVALIASVFIKEVALRGGPSGQEREAAPSGDAVAEPV
- the cseC gene encoding two-component system sensor histidine kinase CseC: MRGPADRPGTARLRHLLPRRLRRSLRSGVRWKISVAIALVGALVAIALSLVVHNAARVSMLDNARDVQDERIQFVQRQYEARGGNLPVGFKVDDPALPAELRAKVLDGRRATYVSEPSDGVPDIWAAVPLADGDVLSVHTRFTDRSATVMKDLDQALIIGSIAVVFGGSALGVLIGGQLSRRLRKAASAARDVAQGQTHVRVRDAIGGVVRDETDDLAQAVDAMADALKQRLEAERRVTADIAHELRTPVTGLLTAAELLPPGRPSELVRDRAQAMRTLVEDVLEVARLDSSAERAELQDIMLGEFVSRRVAARAFDGITVSVIHESEVTTDPRRLERILFNLLANAAKHARPPIEVSVEGRVIRVRDHGPGFPEDLLEEGPSRFRTGAADRAGHGHGLGLTIAAGQAQVLGARLTFRNVRPPGAEPGTPAEGAVAVLWLPEHAPTNTGSFPMVRLPGPL
- a CDS encoding M23 family metallopeptidase, which encodes MSKRTLSLRPGTSKLRNRAAVVAAGLGMTAALGAGAAFAADGQAAALPSGAAASVKAQAAAQAKAATSVQQAAAKKAASWVDPVAHYTLSAGYAQGGSMWATGHHSGQDFAVPTGTSVMAAHGGTVVKTGGNGAGDGPAYGNAVVIKHSNGTYSQYAHLSRIDVHVGQSVATGQHIALSGSTGNSSGPHLHFEIRTTPNYGSAVNPVAFLKAQGVTV